From a single Acidobacteriota bacterium genomic region:
- a CDS encoding DUF2723 domain-containing protein, with protein sequence MKQGKKRTPSPTQPDPSIELPAGTPTSEPQFTLPSSVSAVIPLVTFVVALTGYWFTMARTVTLVDSGELILTAATWGVAHPPGVPLYTFLGFFFSKLPIGSVAFRITLMSGVFAALTAAMVTLLTREIWWLMREKEELARRRPSNKKNEPGGDSAPLAQWSVVFAEVLIPLGTGLAFAFSKTLWYYASVAEVYSLNLALLGIVIFLVTRWLRVRVQNLATQSESCETWWLIAGATLVYGLALGVHHVTIVLTFPAFVILVWMSAGTAFFRSREFAWSVGTAVVGVVLVYAYLPLAALREPVLSWGYPATVERFLWHISGKQYQVNLFSADGEKVAAEFRTFLALLVNQLTPAATVGMLVGVWALWHKNRTWLIFLLLVVVLNVAYSINYEIAEDKDAYYLPTHLACALMLGIGLQFLVEQIRLFGKVAIAVAGVAIVALPAVCFGLHFQENNKRTYLIARDYVENTLRTVSPGGLLLTLDWQVYSPYLYLRHIEGFRTDATVVDVNLMRRSWYVDRYLPRQYPEMMQACAAEKQAFLEDLSLFEHDQPYNAEQIQKHFLALIEAMVKYHLSRQGVWLMLPMEPGVGQGYTWVPEGLTMHVVSESQTEAQRKYTTAPALELRGLLDQSVFLDEVAKGKVAETYSMMIANRGKYLTLIGQPEAAFEQLRLALQLDSDNDRAYEFMGDIYVSQGLLGAAQDAYQTALQFNPNNTSARQSLQRLIPPPAPATPPKP encoded by the coding sequence ATGAAACAAGGTAAAAAACGAACTCCATCACCGACCCAACCTGACCCAAGCATCGAGTTACCCGCCGGTACACCTACCTCAGAACCACAATTTACACTTCCGTCCTCAGTCAGTGCCGTGATCCCCCTGGTTACCTTTGTGGTGGCACTCACCGGGTACTGGTTTACCATGGCCCGAACCGTCACGCTGGTTGACAGCGGAGAACTCATTTTGACGGCGGCCACCTGGGGGGTGGCGCATCCACCTGGAGTTCCGCTCTACACCTTTTTGGGATTTTTCTTCAGCAAACTCCCGATTGGCAGTGTGGCTTTTCGCATCACGCTGATGTCGGGTGTCTTTGCAGCGTTGACGGCGGCGATGGTGACGCTCCTGACTCGTGAAATCTGGTGGTTGATGCGTGAGAAAGAAGAATTAGCCCGACGTCGCCCCAGCAACAAAAAAAATGAGCCGGGTGGAGACTCCGCCCCACTTGCCCAATGGTCAGTGGTCTTTGCCGAAGTTTTGATTCCACTTGGTACTGGACTGGCCTTTGCCTTCTCAAAAACGCTCTGGTATTACGCCTCGGTCGCTGAAGTCTATTCCTTGAATCTGGCGCTGCTCGGCATCGTGATTTTTCTGGTGACACGCTGGTTGCGAGTCAGAGTTCAAAACCTGGCAACTCAATCCGAGTCGTGTGAAACCTGGTGGCTGATTGCCGGGGCCACGCTGGTCTATGGTCTGGCGCTCGGGGTGCATCACGTGACAATTGTGCTGACCTTTCCGGCGTTTGTGATTCTGGTCTGGATGTCAGCCGGAACCGCATTTTTTCGCAGCCGTGAGTTTGCCTGGTCAGTGGGGACGGCTGTGGTTGGAGTGGTCCTGGTCTATGCCTATCTGCCGCTGGCTGCTTTGCGTGAACCAGTACTGAGTTGGGGCTATCCGGCAACTGTCGAGCGGTTTCTCTGGCACATTTCCGGCAAGCAGTATCAGGTCAATCTTTTTTCGGCGGATGGTGAAAAGGTGGCGGCTGAATTCCGCACTTTCTTAGCGTTGCTGGTTAATCAACTGACCCCGGCTGCCACAGTGGGAATGCTTGTCGGAGTATGGGCGCTCTGGCACAAAAACCGCACCTGGCTCATTTTTCTCTTGCTGGTCGTGGTCTTGAACGTCGCGTACTCAATCAACTATGAAATTGCCGAGGATAAAGACGCCTATTACCTGCCGACCCATCTTGCCTGTGCCCTGATGCTTGGGATTGGGCTCCAGTTTCTGGTGGAACAGATTCGGCTTTTTGGGAAAGTTGCAATTGCCGTGGCTGGAGTGGCGATTGTGGCCTTGCCGGCGGTGTGCTTCGGCTTGCATTTTCAGGAAAACAACAAACGCACCTACCTGATTGCCCGTGATTATGTCGAAAACACCCTGCGCACCGTGTCACCCGGCGGACTGCTGTTGACGCTCGACTGGCAGGTATATTCGCCCTATCTGTATCTGCGCCATATCGAAGGCTTTCGGACAGATGCCACTGTGGTGGATGTCAATCTGATGCGACGCTCGTGGTACGTGGATCGGTATTTGCCGCGACAATATCCGGAGATGATGCAGGCTTGTGCGGCTGAAAAACAGGCGTTTCTGGAAGATTTATCACTCTTTGAACACGATCAGCCCTATAACGCCGAGCAGATTCAAAAACACTTTCTAGCCCTCATCGAAGCCATGGTGAAATACCACCTCTCCCGGCAAGGCGTGTGGTTGATGTTGCCGATGGAACCAGGGGTTGGTCAGGGGTACACCTGGGTGCCCGAAGGTCTGACCATGCATGTGGTTTCTGAATCACAGACCGAAGCCCAGCGCAAATATACAACGGCGCCAGCCCTGGAATTACGTGGGCTCCTGGATCAGTCCGTGTTTTTGGACGAAGTCGCCAAAGGAAAAGTCGCTGAGACCTATTCGATGATGATTGCCAATCGTGGAAAATATTTGACTTTAATTGGCCAACCAGAGGCTGCATTTGAGCAGCTTCGACTTGCACTTCAACTCGATTCGGACAATGATCGAGCCTACGAATTTATGGGCGATATCTATGTCTCGCAAGGTCTGCTTGGAGCCGCCCAGGATGCCTATCAGACCGCCCTGCAGTTCAATCCCAACAACACCAGTGCTCGCCAGAGTTTACAACGGTTGATTCCGCCACCGGCCCCGGCGACACCCCCAAAACCTTAA
- a CDS encoding 5'-nucleotidase C-terminal domain-containing protein yields the protein MMNFRSRLLSLWLFISLVAVPVAGIPAFATGQKAAQQPVRRVEVEPEKTKATILTADETVAEDPEVKIFVEKYGASIKAKLSEVIAHTPREIRRGSGSDLGRLVADAMLAVAHQKTKRKVDLAISNTYGMRGDLPAGDITIANVFTIMPFENQLVLLELTGQQLLEGFEYVATHFDESAGFPLANCIVRVKDEKLVSVEIGGLPLDPKKTYTLATSDYLYYGGDGYHFSQGKNFRHVGVTLRDAIISYMRQQKTVEIPTQARFINESAPTDTQRETPAGGQR from the coding sequence ATGATGAATTTTCGGTCGCGTTTGCTTTCCTTGTGGTTGTTCATTTCACTGGTCGCCGTACCAGTGGCAGGCATTCCAGCATTCGCCACGGGCCAGAAGGCTGCTCAACAGCCGGTTCGCCGTGTTGAAGTCGAGCCGGAAAAAACCAAAGCCACCATCCTCACGGCTGATGAAACCGTCGCTGAAGATCCGGAAGTCAAAATATTTGTCGAAAAGTATGGGGCTTCAATCAAGGCCAAGCTTTCAGAAGTGATTGCTCACACCCCACGTGAGATCCGTCGTGGATCTGGCTCCGATTTGGGGCGACTTGTGGCTGATGCCATGCTGGCCGTTGCCCATCAGAAAACCAAACGAAAAGTTGATCTGGCGATTTCAAATACCTATGGCATGCGTGGTGATTTACCGGCTGGCGATATCACGATTGCCAATGTTTTTACCATTATGCCGTTTGAAAACCAGCTTGTGTTGCTCGAATTAACCGGGCAACAATTGCTGGAAGGTTTTGAATATGTCGCCACACACTTTGACGAATCGGCGGGTTTTCCGCTGGCCAACTGTATTGTCCGAGTCAAAGACGAGAAACTGGTAAGCGTCGAAATTGGCGGCCTGCCGCTCGATCCAAAGAAAACCTACACGCTCGCCACCAGTGATTATTTGTACTATGGGGGCGATGGCTACCACTTTAGCCAGGGCAAGAATTTCCGCCACGTCGGGGTTACGCTTCGGGATGCCATCATTAGTTACATGCGTCAGCAAAAGACGGTTGAAATCCCAACCCAGGCCCGATTTATCAACGAATCAGCGCCAACCGATACACAACGGGAAACACCAGCAGGAGGTCAGCGATGA
- a CDS encoding metallophosphoesterase, whose protein sequence is MNRRTFLTTGLAATTGVALGGFPSIIKAQSAETRITVLHTNDTHSQIEPMVAGVNVGKGGIARRMTLIKQVRQESPNTILVDGGDVCQGTPFFNFYRGEVEYKAMSMMGYTAGTLGNHEFDNGVGPLAKALSFANFPIVNSNYDFSGAPKLRARVRPFIVRTIGGIRVGIFGLGVNFKNLVLPDNHKGIKYRDPIEVSRQMVKQLRERENCDFVLALSHLGYPKDNIGTNLLIHDIMVAEQVEGIDFIVGGHTHMWMDEPDVITRSGGGKTVLFQAGYAGVRMGRVDFYFRDRKLAAWNGKPS, encoded by the coding sequence ATGAACCGAAGAACTTTTTTGACCACCGGACTGGCTGCTACGACAGGTGTTGCCCTTGGCGGCTTTCCCTCAATTATCAAAGCCCAGTCCGCCGAAACGCGAATCACGGTTTTGCACACCAACGATACCCATTCTCAAATTGAACCGATGGTCGCCGGGGTGAATGTCGGGAAGGGCGGTATTGCCCGTCGCATGACACTCATCAAGCAAGTCCGACAGGAATCTCCTAACACGATCCTGGTTGATGGTGGCGATGTTTGCCAGGGCACACCGTTCTTCAATTTCTATCGGGGTGAGGTCGAGTACAAGGCAATGTCAATGATGGGGTACACGGCTGGAACGCTGGGAAATCATGAATTTGACAATGGCGTGGGCCCGTTGGCCAAAGCCCTTTCATTTGCGAATTTTCCGATTGTGAATTCCAACTATGATTTTTCAGGCGCGCCAAAATTACGGGCGCGAGTCAGGCCCTTTATCGTGCGCACTATTGGAGGTATCCGGGTCGGGATTTTTGGGCTCGGCGTCAATTTCAAAAATTTGGTTTTGCCCGATAACCATAAAGGGATAAAGTACCGCGATCCAATTGAAGTCTCACGACAAATGGTCAAACAGTTACGCGAACGTGAAAACTGTGACTTTGTCCTGGCACTCTCTCATTTAGGTTACCCCAAAGACAATATTGGGACCAATCTGCTCATTCATGACATCATGGTGGCCGAACAAGTTGAAGGCATTGATTTTATTGTCGGCGGCCACACCCATATGTGGATGGATGAACCTGACGTTATCACCCGCTCAGGTGGTGGCAAAACGGTGTTATTCCAGGCTGGATATGCGGGGGTCAGAATGGGGCGGGTTGATTTCTATTTCCGTGATCGAAAACTGGCTGCCTGGAACGGAAAACCGAGTTAA
- the rpiB gene encoding ribose 5-phosphate isomerase B, protein MISADARLTPLAHDYVAAHSLTILRKRRGDTRVRKLAIGADHGGFQVKEKLKVWLAGKGIEVQDFGTHDERAVDYPDYAHAVAAVVGNGTFPLGILLDGAGIGSCMVANKVPGVRAAMCYDVASARNSREHNDANVLTLGAKMLSEEKILEVVEAWLNSVIREDRHIQRVNKIKQVEARYLR, encoded by the coding sequence ATGATTAGTGCTGATGCTCGTCTGACACCGCTGGCACATGATTATGTGGCGGCTCATTCACTGACGATTTTGCGCAAGCGCCGGGGTGATACTCGGGTCCGCAAGCTCGCCATTGGCGCCGATCATGGCGGGTTTCAAGTGAAAGAAAAGCTGAAGGTTTGGCTGGCAGGCAAGGGAATTGAAGTTCAGGATTTTGGCACCCACGATGAACGGGCCGTGGATTATCCCGATTATGCTCATGCTGTTGCGGCAGTGGTTGGAAATGGAACTTTTCCGCTTGGAATCTTGCTTGATGGTGCTGGAATCGGCTCCTGTATGGTGGCGAACAAAGTTCCCGGTGTCCGGGCGGCGATGTGTTATGACGTGGCTTCGGCACGCAACAGCCGCGAGCACAACGACGCCAACGTGCTCACGCTCGGCGCCAAAATGCTCTCAGAAGAGAAAATTCTGGAAGTTGTCGAAGCCTGGTTGAACAGTGTTATTCGGGAAGATCGCCACATCCAGCGGGTCAATAAAATCAAGCAGGTTGAAGCACGGTATTTGAGATAG
- the deoC gene encoding deoxyribose-phosphate aldolase: MQYALHCGAERLGVRAELSPAAREIASSIDHTLLKPEATEAEIEQLCREAAEYGFASVCVNPGWVRKAYQILRCTDVLVCTVIGFPLGANTPDVKAYEARRAIFDGAREVDMVINVGALKSVNHELVERDIRSVVDVAHEAGAICKVIIETALLTDEEKVTACLLSKVAGADFVKTSTGFSKGGATVHDVELMRRVVGAEMGVKASGGVRDFAGAQEMIKAGASRIGASVGVKIVQGLGNPTQVAASGGGY, translated from the coding sequence ATGCAGTATGCACTGCATTGTGGAGCGGAGCGGCTTGGGGTGCGAGCTGAACTTTCGCCTGCCGCCCGTGAGATTGCTTCTTCGATTGATCACACCTTATTAAAACCCGAAGCCACCGAAGCCGAAATCGAGCAATTGTGTCGGGAAGCGGCTGAATATGGCTTTGCGTCGGTGTGTGTCAATCCAGGTTGGGTTCGCAAAGCTTACCAGATTTTGCGCTGTACGGACGTGCTGGTCTGTACCGTGATTGGCTTTCCACTTGGGGCCAATACACCAGATGTCAAAGCGTATGAAGCCCGTCGCGCGATTTTTGATGGGGCACGCGAAGTGGATATGGTGATCAATGTGGGAGCGCTCAAATCGGTCAACCACGAACTGGTTGAACGTGACATCCGGTCTGTGGTTGATGTGGCCCACGAAGCCGGTGCCATCTGTAAAGTCATCATCGAAACCGCACTTCTGACTGATGAAGAAAAAGTTACCGCCTGCCTGCTTTCAAAAGTGGCTGGTGCTGATTTTGTGAAAACTTCGACCGGGTTCAGCAAAGGCGGCGCCACGGTTCACGACGTCGAACTGATGCGGCGGGTGGTTGGCGCGGAAATGGGCGTGAAAGCTTCGGGTGGAGTTCGAGATTTTGCCGGGGCACAGGAAATGATCAAAGCCGGAGCTTCCCGAATTGGCGCCAGCGTTGGCGTCAAGATCGTGCAAGGGTTGGGCAATCCGACCCAGGTGGCGGCTTCTGGCGGTGGATACTAA
- a CDS encoding class I SAM-dependent methyltransferase, giving the protein MSNTSAFVQNDIHNYILSVTLREPELLQRLREETASHPMSRMQIAPEQGQFMALLVQMLGAKKTLEIGVFTGYSSLSVALALPPDGKIVACDVSEDWTNVARRYWKEAGVEHKIDLHLAPAVETLSQLLADGEAGTFDFAFLDADKDNYDTYYELLLPLLRPGGAIAIDNVLWSGRVLDPEVNDADTVALKELNQKLHHDERISLSMLPVADGLTLAVKR; this is encoded by the coding sequence ATGTCAAACACCAGCGCTTTTGTTCAAAACGATATTCACAATTATATTTTGTCAGTCACACTGCGGGAACCTGAGCTTTTACAGCGATTACGGGAAGAGACTGCCAGCCATCCGATGTCGCGAATGCAAATTGCGCCGGAGCAAGGACAGTTTATGGCCCTGCTGGTTCAAATGCTTGGAGCCAAAAAAACACTCGAAATAGGTGTTTTTACTGGCTACAGCTCGCTCAGTGTTGCCCTGGCTCTGCCGCCAGATGGAAAAATTGTGGCCTGTGATGTGAGTGAAGACTGGACCAATGTGGCCCGACGATACTGGAAAGAAGCCGGCGTTGAGCACAAAATTGATTTGCATCTGGCCCCAGCCGTCGAGACCTTGAGTCAATTGCTGGCTGATGGAGAAGCCGGAACCTTTGATTTTGCGTTTCTGGACGCCGACAAAGACAACTATGACACGTACTATGAACTTCTCTTGCCGTTGCTTCGACCCGGTGGCGCGATTGCGATTGATAATGTGTTGTGGTCAGGGCGAGTTCTTGATCCTGAGGTCAATGATGCCGATACGGTAGCGCTCAAGGAACTGAATCAAAAACTCCATCACGATGAGCGCATTAGCTTGAGTATGCTTCCGGTTGCAGATGGTTTGACGCTGGCGGTGAAGAGATGA
- a CDS encoding serine/threonine-protein phosphatase — protein sequence MVAVMSPPFSDSSSAFGPSSDRLSELRSLQLSFDVRATACGLSTQGTTHIANEDNFLVFHTDQHRRAEAGDTLAAPVGAKGILLAVADGLGGNLAGEIASGLTVQALSEEWIVRYKQRPPEEAFLEAVEATNERVWSAWQNNPAWHGMGATLTAVLLLGRTAHVVEVGDSRCYLLRNRTLRQVTEDQSVSEMLVKNGEMSRTDASYSTGNSVVLQAVGLRSTVTVAQTSVDVKQGDWLILCSDGMYNTVSNDEILATVLAAKSPAAATARLSEMARERGSHDDATVVIAQVSGTSLNLPDNNEEISSSFHMLQDYNPIRSGEFTRQELREMLNIRRERYARAHTKLLIGLSSILLLTVLYLLFKIVGF from the coding sequence ATGGTTGCTGTTATGAGCCCGCCCTTTAGCGACTCCAGTTCGGCATTTGGTCCCAGTTCCGATCGGCTGAGTGAACTCCGGTCGCTTCAACTTTCCTTTGACGTCCGAGCGACCGCCTGCGGCCTGAGCACCCAGGGCACAACCCATATTGCCAATGAAGACAATTTCCTGGTGTTTCACACCGATCAACATCGCCGGGCCGAAGCTGGTGATACGCTGGCGGCACCGGTTGGAGCGAAAGGCATTTTGCTCGCGGTGGCGGATGGCCTGGGAGGAAATCTGGCTGGTGAAATTGCCAGTGGTTTAACGGTGCAGGCACTTTCCGAAGAATGGATTGTCCGCTACAAACAACGCCCACCCGAAGAAGCTTTTCTCGAAGCGGTTGAGGCAACCAACGAACGCGTCTGGTCAGCCTGGCAAAATAATCCAGCCTGGCACGGGATGGGCGCCACCTTAACCGCCGTCCTGTTGCTTGGTCGCACCGCTCACGTGGTCGAAGTTGGCGATTCTCGATGTTACCTGTTGCGAAATCGCACGTTACGGCAGGTCACCGAAGATCAATCCGTCTCGGAAATGTTAGTCAAGAATGGCGAGATGTCGCGCACAGATGCTAGTTATAGCACTGGAAACAGCGTGGTATTGCAGGCGGTTGGATTACGAAGCACCGTGACCGTGGCCCAAACCAGCGTTGATGTCAAACAAGGCGATTGGCTGATTTTATGTAGCGATGGAATGTACAACACTGTGTCGAATGATGAAATATTGGCGACGGTTCTGGCTGCTAAGTCACCAGCCGCGGCAACAGCCAGACTTTCCGAAATGGCACGCGAACGTGGGTCACACGATGACGCAACGGTGGTCATCGCTCAGGTCAGTGGAACAAGCCTGAATCTGCCGGACAACAATGAAGAAATTTCCTCTTCATTTCATATGTTGCAGGATTACAACCCGATTCGATCAGGCGAATTTACCCGGCAGGAACTTCGGGAGATGCTCAATATCCGCCGCGAACGCTACGCCCGGGCCCATACCAAACTCCTCATCGGGTTGAGTTCGATTTTACTGCTCACAGTTTTATATCTGTTGTTCAAAATTGTTGGGTTTTGA
- a CDS encoding DUF480 domain-containing protein, whose amino-acid sequence MDFILTAVEVRVLGALIEKEFTTPDYYPLTLNALVNACNQLSNREPVVSYDDSTVLDALFNLRGKRCARQISGADHRVPKYAEIFTEEFALKMPEIAVMDVLMLRGPQTPGELRSRGGRIYEFGSLAEVEETLQTLETRSPDPLIIRLPRQPGTKETRFAHLLSGEIKIERPEPSSATESVVSKPSAENERMAQLESEVAALRQELTDLKQQFLEFRKQFE is encoded by the coding sequence GTGGACTTCATCCTGACTGCCGTTGAAGTGCGAGTGCTCGGCGCACTGATCGAGAAAGAATTCACCACGCCTGACTACTACCCATTAACCCTCAATGCGCTGGTGAACGCCTGTAATCAACTGTCGAACCGCGAACCCGTGGTTTCCTATGACGATTCAACCGTCCTGGATGCACTGTTTAACCTTCGGGGGAAACGGTGTGCTCGTCAAATCAGCGGTGCCGACCACCGGGTGCCGAAATATGCTGAGATTTTCACGGAAGAATTTGCCCTCAAAATGCCGGAAATCGCAGTGATGGATGTTCTCATGCTCCGCGGACCTCAAACCCCTGGCGAACTGCGGAGCCGTGGGGGGCGAATTTATGAATTCGGCTCGCTGGCCGAAGTTGAGGAGACCCTCCAGACGCTGGAAACCCGCAGTCCAGACCCACTGATCATTCGGTTACCACGTCAGCCAGGAACCAAAGAGACACGGTTTGCCCACCTGCTCAGCGGAGAAATTAAAATCGAAAGGCCCGAACCCAGTTCGGCCACGGAAAGCGTTGTCAGTAAACCCTCAGCGGAAAATGAACGTATGGCGCAACTTGAATCTGAAGTTGCGGCGCTCCGCCAGGAACTCACCGATCTCAAGCAGCAATTCCTCGAATTCCGAAAACAATTCGAATGA
- a CDS encoding protein kinase — MMTIAPSRSPFAMNRLSLENTLIDDRFAVLRCIAQGSYAEIFIANDHLNGATVIIKALNTSLQGSLEPELDRVLVENFETEAQVLDTIRHPNIVRRLGHGMATDLQGKPFYFLVLEYMAGGNLLDFCRSHGPLSLEETLFYFQQVAEGLEHAHESQIIHRDMKPSNLLLSADLKVIKIADFGVAKIAHREDEEITRVGTNVYAPPEHHPNFDGQITWGRRLTPAADIYALAKTIYTVLSGKAPQMFNGRPITALPHPLITLPYSQELLRILQKATAADSRERYPDVESFWTDFSRLGEWQEDEVTRVQPRSARSAPLEIPEAPPAAHFIPATQIAPAATEHGETRLLGSVSASESRGPIPKPVSRIVIPIDSAHSTQPVSLRKGNAPSEQARGGKSFIPLSIPEGTVPQTIAANQPATTPEIPVQPRPSRWWAIFTPGVIHWLTTLTIAILFVTSLVVIYRTTKQYVADFQFFKTRGIWTRSTRYAVTTTGVNVRSAPRVENNVVGELARGVRVEILEEQGRWYRVRPVEWVRRSDTSVEDGWVSSQFFGPTSSE; from the coding sequence ATGATGACGATTGCACCCTCTCGATCACCATTTGCCATGAACCGACTTTCTCTCGAAAACACACTCATTGACGACCGTTTTGCAGTGCTGCGCTGTATTGCACAGGGGAGCTATGCGGAGATTTTTATCGCCAATGATCACCTCAACGGGGCAACCGTCATCATTAAAGCCCTCAATACCAGCTTGCAAGGTTCACTCGAACCAGAACTGGATCGGGTTTTAGTTGAGAATTTCGAGACCGAAGCTCAGGTACTCGATACCATCCGCCATCCCAATATTGTTCGGCGGCTTGGGCACGGAATGGCCACTGATCTGCAAGGGAAACCCTTTTATTTTCTTGTGCTTGAATATATGGCTGGTGGAAATCTGCTCGATTTCTGCCGCTCACACGGCCCGCTGTCACTTGAAGAAACCCTGTTTTACTTCCAGCAAGTTGCCGAAGGGCTCGAACATGCTCACGAGTCACAGATCATACATCGGGACATGAAGCCCTCAAACCTGCTGCTCTCAGCGGATTTGAAAGTTATCAAGATTGCTGACTTTGGTGTGGCGAAAATTGCCCATCGGGAAGATGAAGAAATCACCCGCGTTGGCACCAATGTCTATGCTCCACCTGAACATCATCCGAATTTTGATGGTCAGATCACCTGGGGGCGACGACTGACACCCGCGGCTGATATTTATGCCCTCGCAAAGACGATTTACACGGTCCTGAGCGGAAAAGCACCTCAGATGTTTAACGGCAGGCCAATTACGGCACTTCCTCACCCGCTTATCACACTTCCCTATAGCCAGGAACTCCTGCGCATTCTGCAAAAAGCCACCGCTGCTGACTCCAGGGAGCGGTATCCGGATGTTGAGTCATTTTGGACAGACTTTTCTCGTCTTGGTGAGTGGCAAGAGGATGAAGTCACCCGCGTTCAACCACGTTCAGCCCGCAGTGCCCCGCTTGAAATTCCTGAAGCTCCGCCAGCCGCCCATTTTATTCCAGCCACTCAGATTGCCCCGGCTGCCACTGAGCACGGCGAAACCCGGCTTCTTGGTTCAGTCTCAGCCTCCGAATCACGTGGCCCCATCCCAAAACCAGTTAGTCGAATTGTCATCCCGATTGATTCAGCTCACTCAACCCAACCCGTTTCCCTTCGCAAAGGAAATGCCCCCTCTGAACAGGCCCGTGGCGGCAAATCATTCATTCCCCTTTCAATTCCCGAAGGAACTGTCCCTCAAACCATTGCGGCAAACCAGCCGGCGACCACGCCCGAAATTCCAGTTCAACCTCGACCATCTCGATGGTGGGCGATCTTTACCCCTGGGGTCATTCACTGGTTAACCACTTTGACGATTGCGATCCTTTTTGTCACCAGTCTGGTGGTCATTTATCGCACCACCAAACAGTATGTGGCTGACTTTCAGTTTTTTAAGACGCGTGGAATCTGGACCAGATCCACGCGATATGCCGTGACGACAACGGGGGTCAATGTTCGGTCGGCGCCACGGGTTGAAAATAATGTCGTGGGCGAACTGGCACGGGGAGTTCGGGTGGAAATCCTTGAAGAACAAGGCCGCTGGTATCGGGTGCGACCAGTGGAGTGGGTCAGACGCTCTGACACCAGCGTTGAAGATGGCTGGGTCAGTTCTCAGTTTTTTGGTCCAACCAGCTCGGAATGA
- a CDS encoding DUF58 domain-containing protein: MNFVFTNRFLWLFAIGLVFLIVSWVVPPLRWLVLIYDLALVAAAIWDYRHTESPEIFKVNRVCEGQFSIGAENPVTVTVAHSAKRPIQIHLKDEYPPELITEQRESELVVNPRHQAFFSYTVFATSRGAFTFGGIAARYLGPLGLIWRQTTFPATQTVKVYPNIQEARKNELIALRNRDLRLGQRRMRHKGQGREFESLREFVTGDEVRHISWSATARRGKLVTREYQVERSQNIVVMIDCGRLMTTRIGKLTKLDYAVNAALSIAYVATASGDNMGILAFCRQVTHYLPPKHGRTQLAKVLDSLYDVKAELIEPSYARAFSYLNTNCRRRSLVIILTDLVDRDASAELLTHTATLFPRHLPLIVTIGDKDLWGLVREVPKTSEAVFEQSVAEELLSERESALRRITQLGGLALDVPTGKLSLELVNKYLEVKERGLL; this comes from the coding sequence ATGAACTTTGTTTTTACCAACCGATTTTTGTGGCTTTTTGCCATTGGGCTGGTTTTTTTAATTGTGAGCTGGGTGGTGCCACCGCTCCGATGGCTGGTGCTGATCTATGACCTGGCGTTGGTGGCAGCGGCTATCTGGGATTACCGACACACTGAATCTCCAGAAATCTTCAAAGTCAATCGGGTGTGCGAAGGCCAGTTTTCAATCGGTGCTGAAAACCCGGTTACAGTGACCGTTGCCCATTCGGCCAAACGTCCAATCCAAATCCACTTAAAAGATGAATACCCACCAGAATTGATCACCGAACAGCGTGAAAGTGAACTCGTGGTCAACCCTCGTCATCAGGCATTTTTCAGCTACACGGTATTTGCCACTTCGCGAGGGGCGTTTACCTTTGGTGGCATTGCGGCACGCTATCTTGGCCCGCTGGGGCTGATCTGGCGTCAGACGACATTCCCGGCGACCCAAACTGTCAAAGTCTACCCTAACATTCAGGAAGCCAGAAAAAATGAACTGATTGCCCTTCGAAATCGGGACCTCCGGCTGGGTCAGCGGCGAATGCGCCACAAGGGGCAGGGCCGTGAATTTGAATCGTTGCGCGAATTTGTAACGGGTGATGAAGTCCGCCATATTTCCTGGTCAGCTACGGCCCGGCGTGGAAAGTTAGTGACTCGTGAATATCAAGTCGAGCGCAGTCAGAATATTGTGGTGATGATTGATTGCGGACGATTGATGACCACCCGCATCGGAAAGCTGACCAAACTCGACTACGCGGTCAACGCGGCGCTTTCAATTGCCTATGTGGCCACGGCCAGTGGCGACAATATGGGGATTTTGGCTTTTTGCCGACAGGTCACCCACTACCTGCCACCCAAACACGGGCGGACACAACTGGCGAAAGTTCTGGATAGTCTCTATGACGTGAAGGCTGAATTGATTGAACCATCCTATGCGCGTGCTTTTTCCTACCTCAACACGAACTGTCGGCGACGGTCGCTGGTTATCATTCTCACGGATCTGGTGGATCGTGATGCCTCGGCGGAACTTCTGACCCACACGGCGACCCTGTTTCCGCGTCATTTGCCCTTGATTGTAACCATTGGGGATAAAGATTTGTGGGGGCTGGTTCGTGAGGTGCCAAAGACTTCTGAAGCGGTGTTTGAGCAATCTGTCGCTGAGGAGTTACTGTCTGAACGAGAGTCGGCACTTCGTCGGATTACGCAACTTGGTGGGCTGGCGCTTGATGTCCCAACCGGAAAACTCTCATTGGAACTGGTCAACAAATACCTGGAAGTGAAGGAACGAGGGCTCTTGTAA